The DNA window GCATCTCTTCTTACATCACTCACAAAACTTTGAAGTTGTTTAGTTAACAAGTTAAGCTCAATGGATGAAAAGTCTTCCGGATAAAGGGTGGCAAGATGAACAAGTTTATCGACATTGAAATTGGAGAAATGATTTCTTGGATCAAGACATGCCATACACTCGAGTAGGTCTGTGCTGGACTCAGAAAAACGATTCCTCATTTCTTGACTAATTAAATCAACAACCTGattgtgaaaaaaaattatgttaggAGTTTATATCAAAGTTTAAATAAACAAGAATATTAGTTATCAAAAATACCtgataaaaaatttcaacacgataataatgatagtttgtaATACTTTGTCCATCATTCTTCATACGAATTCTTCTTGGAACAATTTTATCCATATTAGGAACATCAATTTCATTTGCCCGACAAAATGCTTCCACTTCTTGCAAGAAATCATCCCATCCAGATTCTCGAAATGCTTGCAAGTCCTCTTTCACAGTCACTATCAAATTTATtgcattcaaaatatttttatctctGTATTGCAGCGCACAAGATAGTGGATCAATCATACCCAACAAATGTTTCATCAACATCATGagaaacacaaaatcaaaactttCCATCTTTTGAAGCAACCCTTTAGATTTGCCACTTGTTTCTTGATCAACCCCATCTTCGAATACAGTTTCAAGTACTATGACTATCGAGGGCCACATAGATGCAAGACGAGTTAAAGTAAGATAATGAGATCCCCATCGAGTGTCACCCGGTCTAAGCAAAGAAGTTTCTTGATTTAGACCTTTACCTGAAGTGATTTCCCCTTTCTCAATCCTTTCAACCATTCTTTCATATTCAATTTGTCGGAGTTTATCTGCCCTTTTACAAGAAGATCCACATACTGTAACAATCGGGCTAACATATCCGAAAAAATCAGAAACATGTCGATTTGCCTTACATACCGCCACACATACCAATTGAAGCTGATGGGCAAAACAATGGACATACCATGCCGAtggattttcttttaaaataagtGCTTTAAGTCCATTAAATTCACCCCTCATATTTGAAGCTCCATCATATCCCTGACCCCTCAATCTTGACAAAGATAATTCCATCTTAGAAAATACAAAATCAATTGCCATTTTCAAGCATCTTGATGAAGTCTCTTTAACATGAACTAAGGCTAAAAATCTTTCTATTATCTCTCCATTTTTATTCACATATCTAATAACAATAGCCATTTGCTCCTTCACCGAGCAATCTCGAGACTCATCAACCATTATGGAAAATAATCCATCACCAAGTTCCTTCATTATTTCAAGTGTAGTTTCAACTGCACACGCATTAACGATATCTTTTTGAACTGATGGAGCAATCATTTGATTATTTCCGGGAGCATTCTTCAATACAACTTGACCAACTTCATCATTCCTTAAACTATACCAATATAATAACTCCAGAAAGTTGCCCCTATTTGAAGAAGTTGATGTCTCATCATGTCCTCTAAAAGCCAAACCTTGATTCAAAAGGAATCGAATAACATCAAGAGTTGCAGTCAAACGAATCCTATATTCCTTCTCTTGTTTTGAACCAACTCTACTAACGATATAAGGCACACTCTGCTTTTGATttacaaaattttcatattcaattctAGCTTTGTGGTGTGCACTACCCGTTGATCCAACATGAGCTCTAAATCTTTCATTAGCCTTCTTCCAATTA is part of the Salvia splendens isolate huo1 chromosome 22, SspV2, whole genome shotgun sequence genome and encodes:
- the LOC121786712 gene encoding zinc finger MYM-type protein 1-like produces the protein MDKYLIKRPRVSIGSSSANVEQEPQQLGNNVVVENNPDEIEIDKEKIKADPGLRDPIDSFDVNIRDRIRREYVAKGPCQPKGHDFPKKTYGKDKRGFRDVWYKDYIWLEYSTTTDAAYCFWCFLFKRGYLAPGDEAFVSGGFSNWKKANERFRAHVGSTGSAHHKARIEYENFVNQKQSVPYIVSRVGSKQEKEYRIRLTATLDVIRFLLNQGLAFRGHDETSTSSNRGNFLELLYWYSLRNDEVGQVVLKNAPGNNQMIAPSVQKDIVNACAVETTLEIMKELGDGLFSIMVDESRDCSVKEQMAIVIRYVNKNGEIIERFLALVHVKETSSRCLKMAIDFVFSKMELSLSRLRGQGYDGASNMRGEFNGLKALILKENPSAWYVHCFAHQLQLVCVAVCKANRHVSDFFGYVSPIVTVCGSSCKRADKLRQIEYERMVERIEKGEITSGKGLNQETSLLRPGDTRWGSHYLTLTRLASMWPSIVIVLETVFEDGVDQETSGKSKGLLQKMESFDFVFLMMLMKHLLGMIDPLSCALQYRDKNILNAINLIVTVKEDLQAFRESGWDDFLQEVEAFCRANEIDVPNMDKIVPRRIRMKNDGQSITNYHYYRVEIFYQVVDLISQEMRNRFSESSTDLLECMACLDPRNHFSNFNVDKLVHLATLYPEDFSSIELNLLTKQLQSFVSDVRRDARFSDVEDLGTLSKKMVETMKDKIFQLVYRLIKLVLLLPVATASVERVFSAMKFMKSELRNRMGDDWLNDSLTVYSEKDVFATIPNERILSRFQKMDTRRSQLSRIA